The following are encoded together in the Haloarcula rubripromontorii genome:
- a CDS encoding SpoVR family protein, whose product MNNDRFAKQRVADDLDEPVEEAGNLARKLGLKPYPVNYWIVDYDEMNELIAYGGFQQRYPHWRWGMQYDRQQKQGQFLGGKAFEIVNNDDPAHAFLQESNTLADQKAVITHVEAHADFFANNEWFRMFTDGSSRTTTDESGADRRRGPDAAGMLARHGDTIQEYMQDPDIERAEVERFIDHVLCLEDNIDQHVPYSPVETVPEEFEDIEGADVTEQLEDLDLSEEVKRQVFDEEWLDAQRDDDENVTFPAEPEKDVLGFLRKHGMQYDADAERATEMDDWQLELLELLRREAYYFAPQKMTKIMNEGWASYWESLMMTGEQFAGDDEFILYSDHMSKVLGSGGLNPYSLGLEIWEYVENTENRREVIERLLRVEGITWRNFDESVDYESVQEHLQPPAWLTDVPGHLDDLDPEDPRVDSEGLAAARDGEFDVDQYPWKVLTYEGLAQRHYSLVKPQYRGFVSRVGQEELERTARYMFDDSRYDSVEAALADVDYTRGWERMREIRESHNDVTFLDEFLTQEFVDDNDYFTYEYTHASGDYRVTSTDHEDVKKKLMLQFTNFGKPTVVVEDGNYQNRNELLLAHQYNGVMLDIGQAKEVLKRTFELWGRPVNLLTIVKEFDDHDVEVAKRRDREPEPEEVGKRIRYDGDEVTVTDVDWAEVEHLTATDIDYNTKPDEWLA is encoded by the coding sequence ATGAACAACGATAGATTCGCGAAACAGCGCGTGGCCGACGACCTCGACGAGCCCGTCGAGGAGGCCGGCAATCTCGCCAGAAAGCTCGGCCTGAAACCGTACCCGGTGAACTACTGGATCGTCGACTACGACGAGATGAACGAACTCATCGCCTACGGCGGGTTCCAGCAGCGCTACCCGCACTGGCGCTGGGGGATGCAGTACGACCGCCAGCAAAAGCAGGGGCAGTTCCTCGGTGGCAAGGCCTTCGAAATCGTCAACAACGACGACCCGGCCCACGCGTTCCTGCAGGAGTCGAACACGCTGGCCGACCAGAAGGCCGTCATCACCCACGTCGAGGCTCACGCGGACTTCTTCGCCAACAACGAGTGGTTCCGCATGTTCACCGACGGCTCCTCCCGGACGACGACCGACGAGTCTGGCGCGGATCGCCGCCGCGGCCCCGACGCCGCCGGAATGCTGGCCCGCCACGGCGACACCATTCAGGAGTACATGCAGGACCCCGACATCGAGCGGGCCGAGGTCGAGCGGTTCATCGACCACGTCCTCTGTCTGGAGGACAACATCGACCAGCACGTCCCCTACAGCCCCGTCGAGACGGTCCCCGAGGAGTTCGAGGACATCGAAGGGGCCGACGTGACCGAGCAACTGGAGGACCTCGACCTCTCCGAGGAGGTCAAGCGGCAGGTGTTCGACGAGGAGTGGCTGGACGCCCAGCGCGACGACGACGAGAACGTCACCTTCCCCGCCGAACCTGAGAAGGACGTGCTGGGGTTCCTCCGCAAGCACGGCATGCAGTACGACGCGGACGCCGAACGCGCCACGGAGATGGACGACTGGCAGCTGGAACTGCTGGAACTGCTCCGTCGGGAGGCCTACTATTTTGCACCGCAAAAAATGACGAAAATAATGAACGAGGGGTGGGCCTCCTACTGGGAATCCCTGATGATGACCGGCGAACAGTTCGCCGGCGACGACGAGTTCATTCTCTACTCCGACCACATGTCGAAAGTGCTGGGGTCGGGCGGACTGAACCCCTACAGCCTCGGGCTGGAGATCTGGGAGTACGTCGAGAACACGGAGAACCGCCGCGAGGTCATCGAGCGCCTGCTCCGCGTCGAGGGCATCACCTGGCGGAACTTCGACGAGAGCGTCGACTACGAGAGCGTACAGGAACACCTCCAACCGCCGGCGTGGCTCACCGACGTTCCGGGCCACCTCGACGACCTCGACCCCGAGGACCCCCGGGTCGATAGCGAGGGACTGGCGGCAGCACGCGACGGCGAGTTCGATGTCGACCAGTACCCCTGGAAGGTGCTGACCTACGAGGGGCTGGCACAGCGGCACTACTCGCTGGTCAAGCCCCAGTACCGCGGGTTCGTCTCCCGGGTCGGCCAGGAGGAACTGGAGCGGACCGCCCGCTACATGTTCGACGACTCGCGCTACGACAGCGTCGAAGCAGCGCTCGCGGACGTGGACTACACCCGCGGCTGGGAACGGATGCGGGAAATCCGGGAGAGCCACAACGACGTGACCTTCCTCGACGAGTTCCTCACTCAGGAGTTCGTCGACGACAATGACTACTTCACCTACGAGTACACCCACGCCTCCGGCGACTACCGGGTGACCTCGACGGACCACGAGGACGTCAAGAAGAAGCTCATGCTGCAGTTCACCAACTTCGGCAAGCCCACCGTCGTCGTCGAGGACGGCAACTACCAGAACCGCAACGAACTGCTGCTGGCCCACCAGTACAACGGCGTGATGCTCGACATCGGGCAGGCCAAGGAGGTGCTCAAGCGGACCTTCGAACTGTGGGGCCGTCCGGTGAACCTCCTGACCATCGTCAAGGAGTTCGACGACCACGACGTCGAGGTGGCGAAACGGCGCGACCGCGAACCGGAACCCGAGGAGGTCGGCAAGCGCATCCGCTACGACGGCGACGAGGTCACCGTTACCGACGTGGACTGGGCCGAGGTCGAACACCTCACGGCGACCGACATCGACTACAACACCAAGCCCGACGAATGGCTGGCCTGA
- a CDS encoding DUF502 domain-containing protein, whose translation MSVTSFIKSNFLAGLVLVGPLVATIAIVRIVLSWVGGFLDPLIRGTRLAALTANNVLLAQLLTLSVLVALVTVLGYLAQRSIGQQLFGKTGQLVTFVPVVRTIYGSIRQMTTSVVNRQSDFESVVYVEYPREGVYQLGLKTGTSPADISEAAGERASSVFIPGSPNPTQGMLVMVPESQTYESDLSVRAAIRLLMTTGMAQSNDAVPLDEPEVSSGVTDAG comes from the coding sequence ATGTCGGTCACTTCGTTCATCAAGAGCAACTTCTTGGCAGGGCTCGTTCTCGTTGGTCCGCTTGTGGCAACCATCGCCATCGTCCGCATCGTCTTGAGTTGGGTCGGGGGGTTCCTCGACCCGCTCATCCGCGGGACACGGCTGGCGGCGCTGACTGCGAACAACGTCTTGCTTGCCCAGTTGCTGACGCTCTCGGTTCTCGTCGCGCTCGTTACCGTTCTGGGCTATCTCGCCCAGCGAAGTATCGGCCAGCAGCTCTTCGGGAAGACGGGCCAACTGGTCACGTTCGTACCCGTCGTCCGGACCATCTACGGCAGTATTCGGCAGATGACCACCTCCGTGGTCAATCGGCAGTCGGACTTCGAGTCCGTCGTGTACGTGGAATACCCTCGGGAGGGCGTCTACCAGCTTGGGCTGAAAACAGGGACGAGCCCCGCAGATATCTCCGAGGCAGCCGGTGAACGCGCATCGAGCGTGTTCATTCCCGGAAGCCCGAACCCGACCCAAGGGATGCTCGTGATGGTTCCCGAGAGCCAGACCTACGAGTCCGACCTCAGCGTTCGGGCAGCCATCCGCCTGCTGATGACGACCGGCATGGCACAGTCCAACGACGCCGTTCCACTCGACGAGCCCGAGGTCAGCAGCGGAGTGACCGACGCCGGGTAA
- a CDS encoding DUF7576 family protein: MVDPTSDHHEDIDEDEAPECATCGDAIANEVTHRVITWIEDGSVETAHFCNEDCRLEWQ; encoded by the coding sequence ATGGTCGACCCGACATCAGATCACCACGAAGATATCGACGAGGACGAGGCACCGGAGTGTGCTACCTGCGGTGATGCTATCGCTAACGAAGTGACTCACCGCGTCATCACATGGATAGAGGACGGCAGCGTCGAAACAGCCCACTTCTGCAACGAGGACTGCCGGCTAGAGTGGCAGTAA
- a CDS encoding cytochrome P450, with protein MEREAHTPPGLPVVGNLPRLARDPLRFLTGVQNAYGNQYPLVRVDPPVGQSVTVVLDPELAHEILADRARFRRPSVGVQEQRRQGLVSSDGALWEQQRSVLDPEFVGGRLAEYAEIAGETLEETLTEWPESGTVDLFEELSILTMRVITRSLFSRDTDRERGERVHEALATLNDEFDASVFDLLLPERLQSGVSSEFEAADAVLDSVAAEFVDWHLDHEDPPRDVITALVDAKADPDIELSENELIDQTVLFMTGGQETTALTIAYAFYWLSQNPKVKERVRAEARDVLDGGRPGWADLSELTVTERVVRETLRLTPAAWNVSREPREPLTLAGTQLDEGEFVMLPIYAHHRDRRAWSDPLTFDPDRWGTTASRGDDAYYPFGSGPRVCIGRQVALTEAQFALAHVLQHYDVAVTADELDLQPSVTLRPSGPLEAEVSALD; from the coding sequence ATGGAGCGAGAGGCGCATACGCCACCGGGACTGCCAGTCGTGGGCAATCTGCCGCGGTTAGCGAGGGACCCGCTGCGGTTTCTCACCGGGGTGCAAAACGCCTACGGGAACCAGTACCCCCTGGTCCGGGTCGACCCACCGGTCGGGCAGTCGGTGACGGTCGTACTCGACCCCGAACTCGCCCACGAGATTCTGGCCGACCGTGCCCGCTTCCGCCGTCCGAGCGTCGGCGTCCAAGAGCAACGGCGACAAGGACTCGTATCGAGTGACGGCGCGCTCTGGGAGCAACAGCGGTCCGTACTGGACCCGGAGTTCGTCGGCGGTCGGCTGGCGGAGTACGCGGAGATCGCGGGCGAGACCCTGGAGGAGACGCTGACCGAGTGGCCCGAATCGGGGACCGTGGACCTGTTCGAGGAACTGTCGATACTGACGATGCGGGTCATCACGCGGTCGCTGTTCAGCCGGGACACCGACCGCGAGCGCGGGGAGCGCGTCCATGAGGCACTGGCCACGCTCAACGACGAGTTCGACGCTTCCGTGTTCGACTTGCTCCTGCCCGAGCGGTTGCAGTCCGGTGTCTCCAGCGAGTTCGAAGCGGCCGACGCGGTGCTCGACTCGGTCGCGGCGGAGTTCGTGGACTGGCACCTCGACCACGAGGACCCCCCGCGGGACGTGATTACCGCGCTCGTCGACGCCAAGGCCGACCCGGACATCGAACTCTCCGAGAACGAACTCATCGACCAGACCGTGCTGTTCATGACCGGCGGCCAGGAGACGACGGCGCTGACGATAGCGTACGCGTTCTACTGGCTCTCACAGAACCCGAAAGTCAAAGAGCGCGTCAGAGCCGAAGCGAGGGACGTACTCGACGGGGGACGGCCGGGCTGGGCCGACCTGTCCGAGCTCACCGTTACCGAGCGGGTCGTCAGGGAGACGCTGCGGCTGACGCCGGCGGCCTGGAACGTCTCGCGCGAGCCCCGCGAACCGCTCACTCTCGCCGGCACGCAACTGGACGAAGGCGAGTTCGTCATGCTGCCGATATACGCCCACCACCGGGACCGTCGCGCGTGGTCCGACCCGCTGACGTTCGACCCGGACCGGTGGGGCACGACGGCCTCGCGCGGCGACGACGCGTACTACCCCTTCGGCAGCGGACCGCGGGTCTGCATCGGGCGACAGGTCGCCCTGACCGAGGCGCAGTTCGCCCTGGCCCACGTTCTCCAGCACTACGACGTGGCGGTGACGGCGGACGAACTCGACTTACAGCCCAGCGTGACCCTGCGGCCCTCGGGGCCGCTCGAAGCCGAGGTCTCGGCACTCGACTAA
- the glmU gene encoding bifunctional sugar-1-phosphate nucleotidylyltransferase/acetyltransferase encodes MQAVVLAAGQGTRMRPLTDHTPKPMLPVADRPLVAHTADTAIQAGADELIFVVGYEAEAVRSYFGDKYNGVPVSFAVQEEQLGTADAVAAAREHLDGPFAVLNGDNLYDAASLSGLFDAAPSVAAYQVDDPTSYGVLSTDGDTVTGIVEKPDDPPTDLANAGAYVFPAEARDWLDVPLSDRGEREITDVLARVIEESTVTAVEVNRWLDVGRPWELLEANEWKLGQLDRRLDGEVRGDADLRGEVVVEEGAVIEPGVVIEGPALVRSGAHVGPNAYVRGATLLGEDTHVGHGVELKNTVLMAGSNVPHVSYVGDSVIGREVNFGAGTQVANLRHDGDPVRMTVKGDRVSTGRRKFGVVAGDGAKTAINTSLNAGVVLSSGATTTPGESVTRDR; translated from the coding sequence ATGCAAGCAGTTGTACTCGCGGCGGGGCAGGGGACGCGTATGCGGCCGTTGACAGACCACACACCGAAGCCGATGCTCCCGGTCGCTGACCGACCGCTGGTGGCACACACCGCTGACACGGCAATTCAGGCGGGGGCCGACGAACTCATTTTTGTCGTCGGCTACGAGGCCGAGGCGGTCCGCTCGTACTTCGGCGACAAGTACAACGGCGTCCCGGTCAGCTTTGCCGTTCAGGAGGAGCAACTGGGGACCGCCGACGCGGTGGCCGCTGCGAGGGAACACCTCGATGGCCCATTCGCAGTTCTCAACGGTGACAACCTCTATGACGCAGCGAGCCTCAGTGGTCTTTTCGACGCCGCACCGTCGGTCGCCGCCTATCAGGTGGACGACCCGACGAGTTACGGCGTCCTGTCGACCGATGGGGACACTGTCACCGGCATTGTCGAGAAGCCCGACGACCCACCGACGGACCTGGCGAACGCCGGGGCGTACGTCTTCCCGGCCGAGGCACGGGACTGGCTTGACGTGCCGCTCAGCGACCGCGGGGAGCGCGAAATCACGGATGTCCTCGCGAGAGTCATCGAGGAGTCGACGGTCACAGCCGTCGAAGTCAACCGCTGGCTCGACGTGGGCCGTCCCTGGGAACTGCTGGAAGCCAACGAGTGGAAACTGGGACAACTTGACCGGCGACTCGACGGGGAAGTTCGGGGTGATGCGGATCTGCGTGGCGAAGTCGTTGTCGAGGAGGGCGCGGTCATCGAACCCGGTGTCGTCATCGAGGGGCCGGCGCTGGTCCGCTCGGGCGCACACGTCGGACCGAACGCCTACGTCCGCGGGGCGACCCTTCTGGGGGAAGATACCCACGTCGGCCACGGCGTCGAGCTCAAGAACACGGTTTTGATGGCTGGCTCGAATGTCCCCCACGTCTCCTATGTGGGTGACAGCGTCATCGGTCGCGAGGTCAACTTCGGCGCAGGAACGCAGGTGGCGAACCTCCGCCACGACGGCGACCCGGTCCGGATGACGGTGAAAGGTGACCGCGTCTCGACGGGCCGGCGGAAGTTCGGCGTCGTCGCGGGCGATGGTGCGAAGACGGCCATCAACACCAGTCTGAACGCCGGCGTCGTCCTTTCATCGGGCGCGACGACGACCCCCGGAGAGTCCGTTACCCGGGACCGATAA
- a CDS encoding AMP-dependent synthetase/ligase codes for MTAGNHSDWRQAEEAYTDEVIGDDTLGEMFAASAARNADTTAQLYKGGVYDRSLTDDVIPAAPDGDYAELSYERMHHLVKHLAAGFRDLGVSPDTRVGLLANTRMEWALSDFAVLSAGGVVTTVYTDSSPNQVQYLLSDPEASAVVVENTEMLDRVLAVEDTLSLSFIVVMDDTDVDREDVYTLNTVYKRGKETFSESAYQSWLDERDPDDLASLIYTSGTTGQPKGVRLTHRNFRANVNQTRRRIGPRPDKPSDLPTVTAETRSIAFLPLAHVFERLAGHFFMYASGAAVGYAESPDTLADDLQTVQPMTGLSVPRVYERIFDNMRTQASESPLKKRIFDWAMDVARDYARTDDPGPMLTAKHSLADRLVYSTVKERLGGNIEFMVSGGGSLSKTLCETFLGMGLTILEGYGLTETSPVLTVNPPEDIRPGTLGAPLPAVDVRIDTSVVDASEFDDATGDVGELLVDGPNVTQGYWNAPDATTRAFTEIDGIQWFRTGDIVERTDDDFLIYHDRLKELLVLSTGKNVAPQPIEDQFATSDRVDQVMVVGDDQKFVGAIIVPNFEELRRWADSEGVDLPDDPETLVDDERVHAWVQTAVDAVNEELERVERIKSFALVSREWTAENDLLTPSMKKKRRNIRSAYREKLAEIYGDQQVEAA; via the coding sequence ATGACCGCAGGCAATCACTCTGACTGGCGTCAGGCCGAGGAAGCGTACACTGACGAAGTCATCGGCGACGATACACTGGGCGAAATGTTCGCCGCGAGCGCGGCGCGGAACGCCGACACGACGGCCCAGTTGTACAAGGGTGGCGTCTATGATCGGTCATTGACTGACGACGTGATACCGGCGGCTCCCGACGGCGACTACGCCGAACTCAGTTACGAGCGGATGCATCACTTGGTCAAACATCTGGCCGCAGGGTTCCGTGATCTCGGTGTCAGCCCGGACACTCGCGTCGGTCTCCTGGCGAACACGCGGATGGAGTGGGCGCTGAGCGACTTTGCCGTTCTCTCTGCGGGTGGGGTAGTGACGACTGTGTACACGGATTCCTCACCGAACCAGGTCCAGTATCTGCTGTCGGACCCGGAGGCGAGCGCCGTCGTCGTGGAGAACACTGAGATGCTGGACCGCGTTCTGGCTGTCGAGGACACCCTCTCGCTCTCGTTCATCGTCGTCATGGACGACACCGACGTGGACCGTGAGGACGTATACACACTCAACACAGTGTACAAGCGCGGCAAGGAGACGTTCAGCGAGTCGGCGTACCAGTCCTGGCTCGACGAGCGCGACCCCGATGACCTCGCGAGCCTCATCTACACCTCCGGAACGACAGGGCAGCCGAAAGGGGTCCGGCTCACCCACCGCAATTTCCGGGCGAACGTCAACCAGACGCGCAGGCGAATCGGGCCGCGACCGGACAAGCCGTCGGACCTGCCGACCGTTACCGCCGAGACACGTTCGATAGCGTTCCTCCCGCTGGCGCACGTGTTCGAACGCCTTGCCGGCCATTTCTTCATGTATGCTTCCGGCGCAGCTGTGGGCTACGCCGAAAGCCCGGATACGCTGGCCGACGACCTCCAGACGGTCCAGCCGATGACCGGGTTGAGTGTCCCAAGAGTCTACGAGCGTATTTTCGACAATATGCGAACGCAGGCCAGCGAGTCCCCGCTGAAAAAGCGGATTTTCGACTGGGCGATGGACGTGGCTCGGGACTACGCCCGGACCGACGACCCGGGACCGATGCTCACGGCGAAACACTCGCTCGCGGACCGCCTCGTCTACAGCACCGTCAAAGAACGGCTCGGCGGAAACATCGAGTTCATGGTCAGCGGCGGCGGCAGCCTCTCGAAAACGCTCTGTGAGACGTTCCTCGGGATGGGGCTGACGATACTCGAAGGGTACGGGCTTACGGAGACGTCGCCGGTCCTGACTGTGAACCCGCCCGAAGACATCCGACCCGGAACGCTGGGAGCCCCGCTACCTGCTGTCGACGTTCGCATCGATACCAGTGTCGTCGACGCCAGCGAATTCGACGACGCCACTGGCGACGTGGGCGAACTGCTCGTCGACGGCCCGAACGTCACGCAGGGGTACTGGAACGCGCCCGATGCGACGACGCGGGCGTTCACGGAGATCGACGGCATCCAGTGGTTTCGCACCGGCGACATCGTCGAACGCACTGACGACGATTTCCTCATCTATCACGACCGGCTCAAGGAGCTGCTCGTCCTCTCGACCGGGAAGAACGTCGCGCCACAGCCCATCGAAGACCAGTTCGCGACGAGCGACCGGGTCGATCAGGTCATGGTTGTCGGCGACGATCAGAAGTTCGTTGGCGCGATCATCGTTCCGAACTTCGAGGAACTCCGTCGGTGGGCCGACAGCGAGGGCGTCGACCTCCCCGACGACCCCGAAACACTGGTCGACGACGAACGTGTCCACGCGTGGGTCCAGACCGCCGTCGACGCAGTCAACGAGGAACTCGAACGCGTCGAGCGGATCAAGTCGTTCGCGCTCGTTTCCCGGGAGTGGACCGCCGAGAACGACTTGCTCACTCCGTCGATGAAAAAGAAGCGCCGCAACATCCGCAGCGCGTACCGTGAGAAACTCGCCGAGATATACGGCGACCAGCAGGTCGAAGCGGCCTGA
- a CDS encoding secondary thiamine-phosphate synthase enzyme YjbQ yields MSTTRFTVESDAHTDVIDITERVREAIPADAEGTCTVFVRHTTAGITVNEAEPRLLGDLSDALGDLVPDSGWAHDELDGNADAHVRALFVGPSETIPVRDGSLDMGTWQSVLLVDCDGPRERAVDVVVTD; encoded by the coding sequence ATGAGCACGACTCGGTTCACCGTCGAAAGCGACGCCCACACCGATGTGATTGATATCACCGAGCGCGTCCGGGAGGCAATCCCCGCAGACGCCGAGGGTACCTGTACCGTATTCGTCCGCCACACCACGGCGGGCATCACAGTCAACGAGGCCGAGCCGCGGTTGCTGGGCGACCTCAGCGACGCACTCGGTGACCTCGTCCCGGACAGCGGGTGGGCCCACGACGAACTGGACGGCAACGCGGATGCGCACGTCCGGGCACTGTTTGTCGGGCCGAGCGAGACGATTCCCGTCCGCGACGGGAGCCTCGATATGGGGACGTGGCAGTCAGTGCTGCTCGTCGACTGTGACGGACCGCGCGAACGAGCCGTCGACGTGGTCGTTACCGACTGA
- a CDS encoding CBS domain-containing protein, translating to MSDATVAEFMTSPVLTVTGDEIALDVAAAMDDQAINSVVVVDEACQAEGILTSTDYVRLTADGVDPTETTVADHMTRDIVTASPDTTLSAVAARMRANDISHVPVVDDEDRVTGILSATDLTSYLANG from the coding sequence ATGAGCGACGCGACTGTCGCCGAGTTCATGACATCGCCGGTGCTGACAGTGACCGGTGACGAGATAGCGCTCGACGTCGCGGCGGCGATGGACGACCAGGCAATCAACTCCGTCGTCGTCGTCGACGAGGCCTGTCAGGCCGAGGGTATCCTCACGTCAACGGACTACGTCCGGCTGACCGCCGATGGCGTCGACCCCACGGAGACGACTGTCGCGGACCACATGACGAGAGACATCGTCACCGCATCGCCCGACACGACGTTGTCTGCCGTCGCGGCCCGGATGCGAGCGAACGACATCAGCCACGTTCCGGTCGTCGACGACGAGGACAGAGTGACGGGAATCCTCTCGGCCACGGACCTCACCAGCTACCTCGCGAACGGCTGA
- a CDS encoding DUF4352 domain-containing protein: protein MDRRTYVRTLGSSIAALSLAGCSGSDGGDGSSESTPTPEPTYEVDQEAPARLKLLSVSGPKEVAFGDTIEGDVTAVNVGGEPISGEATIEFVHSESADTEPQTVTVNADGLASGEEVSHSYRVDAEYAGAWAFEASSDFYAVDDTVTSTVSVLPKQGSTGESMELASGVQATVSDMTYEQMITYELPSGERTLGDTTAHAIRETVSDNILLILSVTFENGTGEAQTVSKDDFVIPESSFVSQSAASRDGTNAVGKNINPGQTYSGHLIYAVPKAKVDDLTFGINLAEGSAVADIEIPLQSPGGFPEFEMANIDVPPEDVTGDEAIVEMEVENVGDSAGVFKSILEFKTPDDPGILAGYSADTWYIDSDGPYTQRIPAGETRTIELVTEPDSDRRWDYRTTPFGAEWTFKAVE, encoded by the coding sequence ATGGATCGACGAACATACGTACGTACACTCGGAAGCAGCATTGCTGCACTCAGCCTTGCGGGATGTAGTGGTAGCGACGGTGGAGACGGAAGTAGTGAGTCGACGCCAACGCCGGAACCTACCTATGAAGTAGATCAGGAGGCACCGGCGCGGCTGAAACTGCTCTCCGTGAGTGGGCCAAAGGAAGTCGCGTTCGGTGATACCATTGAGGGCGACGTAACTGCGGTCAACGTCGGAGGCGAGCCGATCTCCGGGGAGGCAACCATAGAGTTCGTCCATTCGGAGTCAGCTGACACTGAGCCACAGACAGTCACAGTCAACGCTGATGGACTGGCATCCGGCGAAGAAGTCTCGCATAGCTATCGTGTCGACGCCGAGTACGCCGGCGCGTGGGCGTTCGAAGCGTCGTCAGATTTCTACGCCGTCGACGATACGGTCACTTCAACTGTGTCGGTTCTCCCGAAGCAGGGAAGCACTGGGGAATCCATGGAGCTTGCCAGTGGGGTTCAGGCCACAGTGTCCGATATGACTTACGAGCAGATGATAACCTACGAGCTGCCCTCTGGCGAGCGGACCTTGGGCGATACCACCGCACATGCCATTCGCGAAACTGTCTCAGATAATATTCTGCTTATTCTGAGCGTTACGTTCGAAAATGGCACTGGCGAGGCCCAGACGGTGTCCAAGGATGACTTTGTCATTCCCGAATCGAGCTTCGTGAGCCAATCAGCCGCAAGTCGTGATGGAACGAACGCAGTCGGGAAGAACATCAATCCAGGGCAGACCTACAGCGGCCATCTGATTTACGCCGTTCCGAAGGCCAAGGTCGACGACCTCACTTTCGGAATAAACCTCGCAGAAGGGAGTGCGGTCGCTGATATCGAGATCCCGCTTCAATCCCCCGGTGGCTTCCCCGAGTTCGAAATGGCGAACATCGACGTTCCGCCGGAAGACGTTACAGGCGATGAAGCGATAGTTGAGATGGAGGTCGAAAACGTGGGTGACAGCGCGGGGGTGTTCAAGTCCATTCTTGAGTTCAAGACGCCCGATGATCCGGGCATACTCGCCGGATACTCCGCAGATACGTGGTACATTGACTCCGATGGACCCTACACGCAGCGGATTCCCGCTGGCGAAACCAGAACCATCGAACTGGTGACGGAACCGGATTCGGACAGGCGGTGGGACTACCGGACGACCCCCTTCGGGGCAGAGTGGACGTTCAAGGCCGTAGAATAG